The sequence CTGGGCCAAAGTTTTGAAACTATGAAACTATAATACCCATATCTCTATAAAAGATATCGTCTTGTAGGGAACATGGCAAAACACCTTTTACCAAATTATAATCTGGCAAATATATAAAGTTAGCAACTCACCTTTGTACAAAtaagaatttatttaaattttgttttataataatcTAGATGACGTTTACTTGTTCGAAGGGACTGATTCTTCAACAAACTGTAAGAAGTGGTCACAGTGATGCACAAAATTTGAAAGGACTACACTGATTTGGGACTTCAATAGATAATGAGTCTCAATCTTGACAGCACAAAATTCTCCCATGTGTATATATgggtataaatatataaataataagaaaactGTGTGTGTACACCCATACATACCCATGTATGTTTTTCATGCTAacctctttttttttgtttggggtgggggggtcgttctgcaatttaaaaaaaaaaatgaacttcTCTCTTCTCTGGTGAGCATTACACAAGTCTGCCTATCATTTGAGTCTTAAAGTCTTTCGTTTATAAGAAATAATGAACAAACCTGTTCTAATGACAGGTTCTTAATGTTCGTACATAAATATTGGCTAAATGAGTAGCTGGCACACACATGCCACTCCCCGACTGTCCACCTGGAGGTTAAGGAGTTTTTGTCACGctcttcttaaaataaaaactaaattaaaataccCTAGTTTTAGGCTTCTTCCTTTCAAACCAAAATATGGTGAAGCTTTAAGCTACCTGTCGGTCTTCCAACATCTCTCAGTTAAACGAAAATCCCCAAACTCAATAACTTGTGTGGACGCTGACAATCCCATTTGCAGATTTTCCCTGTGCATCTTATCACTTGATTGCAAACACACTTCAGCTCTAGTCAGGCATATCGATGCAAAGTTTGGGAGGAGGCACAAAGTATTTGCCTGGGCTCTGGGTGATCACCACGCCAGTCTTTTTGCGGAACATGGGTGCAATTTTGGGGGGTTCTGGCGTGGGGGTCTCTTCTGATTCTTCAATGTCTTCGTGGTGGAGGTCATATGAGATGTTTCCATACTCTCTGAGGAAAGGAAAGATTTCAAGCAGGAACTGGCAGAAATCTTTGCGGATACCAAACCACCCTGAGAATAAACAAAATAGTATAATTAGGATAAATAGGATAATTAGTTTCAGTATTTAAGGGGCTTTGTATACCTTCAAATTCAGTTTCTTAAACTTTAATTTTGATATAATTCCAAACATCTTCTTTAACTTCTTCCCACTTTAACCTTGTAAGCACTTTTATTCCAATTTGCAGTGGGGTTATTCCCGAACTGAAGGTCTTAACACTTTCCCAGGTCATAAAATCTACATAATGCAAACATCAGCAACTCTGCTAGAatagaaaagaaatgtaataggCCTGCTTGGTGTTCTAAAGTTAAACAGCTTTCGTTAAGTAGTAACTCTTCAATATGTTTCATTATAGAGTTTTTTTCCTTAGCtgtaaatcataaataacaaatgcaGTACAGGTATTGGCAAACTTCATAGGTGTTATCAGATATAATCTCAGTATTACATAAGTGTAAAagtaaagttttattttaaggAAAAGGTAACACTTACACAATATACTCTAACATTAAAATGcaacatatacattttattttggataAAGTACTTACAGTGATTTCCCCCTTTTTGGCCAAATGTTGTTGCCATTAAAGTTATAAGGGACAGCCACAAAGGAACGAACACAGGGACATAATTAAAACTGTTGTGGCCATCCAATTTATGAACCAAAAGAATCTGAAAAAAAGTTGTTTTTGAAAATTGTGACACATTACCATCAAGTTAAAAAAGACCTTCAAATCTGCTTTAACACCTCCAAGTTCAAAAAGTAACCAATATCAATGTTCAAGATGATGATGTATACAATGTCTTACTAATTGCTTCCTGTACATCTAAAATATAGCAGAACATATTATATAAATGTCAATGAAATGTATGAATGTTTGGTAAACTATCTTGGTTCTTGCAGTTCAGAATGCTGTTTTTATGGAATCTTCAGGACACACGCCTAATTGTCTTAAGACTATGAAAGGACTAACTCAATTTTAGGACTAAAATACATAGCAATTGTACATGTACATTATTATGTTTCTCACATAGTCACACTTATGTCAGCTTCCAATAATTAAAGATGTTGTCCACATATTAAATCCTAGAGGAATGCTATCTGTAGCTTCCAGCAAGTTTCCAAACATCTGCTCTTTAATGTAACAAGATTTGGTATGCATACCTCAAATGTCAGTAATGGCACAACAATAGTCATCCAACTTATTGCCATGGTAATATGTGTTCTTCTCTGTTCTGCTATTACATCCATGGAGCGTAGAAATAGCACAGACCAAACAATATAATACAGCACCACAAGACAAAGGAATGACATCAGAATCCAGAGAGGGACACAGACAACCTAGGAATAGATGCACACAATGCAGTTACTTTAGGGTGACTCCTCGATGTTAAGCAAATCATTGATTTAATCTATCTACCTAATTAGTTCATATGAATGTATcttattgtaattgtttaatgGAAAGTCAGCCAACGATCTCGTTTGGTTTAATTAAATAAGAGAACGACAGATAGACCTGGAATAATCTGTGTAATATGAATCAGTTCACAATGCTTTTTATATTCCTCTCCCTTTGTTGCCATCAGAACACAAATAATATTGGGTATTTCGCTGAGCTTTTCAGAGAGTCTGACACCGATTATATAGAAAActatttctgaaatatttttctcattataaatataataaaatatctgatatatatatatatatatatatatatatatatatatatatatatatatatatatgatatctGAAAGTACATCAAAAACAGGGTAAATGTATTGTTGTGGCATAgataacactacagtacagcaaaaCATCACACACAAAATGGGGCAGACACAAATTAATGGTAGCTCTGGCTTGGGCATCATACAGGGGCTGACAGAGAAGACACCACACATGCAGATTTGAATTTGACTGCATTTCATTATTGTAATTGCAGTATAAGAGCCACCAACAACTGGGCATTAATGTTATTTCTATAATGTATGATGGCAATATACTATTGTTACAAATCAAAACCTATATTAAATAAAGCATACAAAGTGGGAGGAAGTAAATATTAACAAATCTTATTGCTTTTCTGGTTAAAACAGTGTATGCCCAAGTCAGAAATGTTGCAAGCATGAATACCCCGCTAAGGCAACCTGAAGTCTATTCTGACAGAGGTCAATAAATAACCAATTTTTGTTATTCTTTTCAAGTTGTCTTCCTACAGCTCTCACCATCTACTcggaaatatacaaaaataggACCTTTCAAATTAAGCTTTATTCAGCATCCTCAAGTTAAACAAAGAAATGCTGTCAGGAAAGCAAACCAATGATTTCTTTGTTAATAACTGAAAGACACAGCTGCATAAGAACAATCTTACCAGCCAGGGCCAATTGATGATCTTGTCCAACCTCAGGgcaataaatataaattgaagAATGTTAACAGAACACAGGATTTCCAGCTGCagacaaagaaaaatgtatacatcaGCATATGAAAACAGCATCTGTTAAAATAttagaatatttatttttatgttcattagaatatatttatttgtaaattataTGTTTTCATAATCTGTTGCACTGCATTTCACCCTTTGCACTACCACTCCACTTATATCTTGAATGAATTAAGCATAGGATCAAGTTTACACACGAGGAACTACACCAGAAAGACAACCTGTATTAATGCTACTGACCTCTAGTGAGCGGTCATGCCGGAAACCCCAGACACAGGCAGCCACCGACACCGGCGACACAAAGAAGAGAGGCATGAAGACCAGCAGCCAGAAATGGGTCCCTCTTTCAATAcggtcacacaccagcacctcGAACATTAGCAGGAGGAGGTGAATCCCCACTGCGATTAGCATGGCCTTGAACTCCACACACGTCTCCCCTTCAGCCCTGCCGGCAGAATGGAGCAAACACAGGCTCAACAACAGGCAGTGTAAGGACGACAGGAGAATTtaccagaaaagaaaaagaaaaaaataagcaactAGTAAAGTAAAATTTCTGTACCACCACAACAGACTAATAAAGTATTTTTAACACCTCCCAGTCCAGTATGTGACAGGGGTTTCCTTCCAGTGTAAACGCTTCAGTGTTGAACTCTAATTGCTAATGACAAGGGAGTACTCAGACAGTGCACAACAGATCCATGCAATTTGTCCAGTAACGGGCATTGCAGGATTTACAGAGGTGGGCCAAATGGAGCCTTTGACAGTATCAATAGCTTATACAGCTTTTCAGTTATCAAGTTCTCATCATTGTTTACCTTCTGTTGGTCTCAAACAGAGTAGGTAAGATATTGATATATGAGCCGATCTTCCATATTGCATCATATCAATCGCCAATACAGACACAAATACAAAGAAAGAAGAATGCGATTGATAGAAACAGAAGCCAATGCTGTGCACTTGCCTGTACTGCGGGTTCCGCGCCCACACACCCGTCCCCACTGATGCCCCAATGATGACCATGAGTTTCCACAGCCAGATGGGGGCAAAGACCGCCCAGTAACTCCACTGAATGATGCCATCGAGCCGGAGAGACAGCAACACGGAGAACAGCAGCAAGCATGCATAGATGAGGAACTTACTGAAAAACAAGGGAAACATGAAATCTAAGTGGTTCAGATGCACTACCAAGAAAAGGTCCTAGAGTTGGCTTCTCTGCTTCTCCACCTAAGCCTCGCCTGATCCTCTGCTGGCCAA is a genomic window of Amia ocellicauda isolate fAmiCal2 chromosome 10, fAmiCal2.hap1, whole genome shotgun sequence containing:
- the tmem185 gene encoding transmembrane protein 185-like; amino-acid sequence: MNLRGLFQDFNPSKFLIYACLLLFSVLLSLRLDGIIQWSYWAVFAPIWLWKLMVIIGASVGTGVWARNPQYRAEGETCVEFKAMLIAVGIHLLLLMFEVLVCDRIERGTHFWLLVFMPLFFVSPVSVAACVWGFRHDRSLELEILCSVNILQFIFIALRLDKIINWPWLVVCVPLWILMSFLCLVVLYYIVWSVLFLRSMDVIAEQRRTHITMAISWMTIVVPLLTFEILLVHKLDGHNSFNYVPVFVPLWLSLITLMATTFGQKGGNHWWFGIRKDFCQFLLEIFPFLREYGNISYDLHHEDIEESEETPTPEPPKIAPMFRKKTGVVITQSPGKYFVPPPKLCIDMPD